The proteins below are encoded in one region of Oreochromis niloticus isolate F11D_XX linkage group LG6, O_niloticus_UMD_NMBU, whole genome shotgun sequence:
- the LOC102077009 gene encoding toll-like receptor 2 isoform X1 — translation MMFLVFVLLVSQCSSLTSQQCHHCEHTSCDCSSQNFREVPAAASKLITELDLSFNALETIMKDDFLSYAALRALFVNNNRIKTIHEDAFHPLIDLEKLDLSSNQLETLSSGWFQNLTSLHYLNLLGNKYSTLGQGNLFLPLRSLKTLHFGGRFLQSVSKRDFSDLFGLEELVFEGNHLQVYENGSLRQIGPISHVTLSLNGVFQRDLRVVQAILLDVVHPNTTVTFTDTQFEKRLQMSPVHVVIERGATGLSFKNVNMSVSACVQLAHFLSGSELTSVAIEDSQFFEDEEVFFVDINLKGLEVIFLRNIDIVWFYRFPELSFMQNILTVVRRASVINSKVFAIPCQSTIHFTNLEFLDISDNTVVDRAFMEMMCYGKEDVLLNLRTLNISRNRLFLINSELFTKLVKLENLDMSRNSFDSMPLTCSWPASLKFLNLSSTSLPEVTSCLPQSLQILDLSRNKLTVFNIELPLLKELYISGNKLGNLPDGHLYLSLAVLSIQDNNLAKFSSKNLHDYQSLRVLEAAGNPYVCSCDFVDFVTNDLMNHETVVRGDLKSYICDSPDAVRGERVSDVKPSVFECHTALAISLLCLGILVLCVLIAGLCYKFSVVWYMKMTWAWLKAKRKPKLKKGVLQYDAFVSYSEMDSGWVEAHLIPALEQSEPPLRLCLHKRDFVPGGWILDNIMDAIEKSHRTLFILSQNFVRSEWCKYELDYTHFRLFDQNDDAVVLILLEPIDKKNIPKKFVRLRKVMNSRTYLEWPDDEDQIPAFWQSLRTAIETPEIDDTNNL, via the coding sequence ATGATGTTTCTCGTGTTTGTCCTGTTAGTATCTCAGTGCTCGTCGCTCACCAGTCAACAGTGTCACCACTGTGAACACACATCCTGCGACTGCTCGAGCCAAAACTTTCGGGAAGTCCCTGCAGCCGCTTCAAAACTCATCACTGAGCTCGATCTCTCTTTTAACGCACTGGAGACGATAATGAAAGATGACTTTCTTTCATATGCCGCTTTGAGGGCTTTGTTCGTGAATAACAACAGGATCAAAACCATCCATGAAGACGCATTTCACCCGCTGATTGATTTGGAGAAACTGGACTTGTCCTCAAACCAGTTGGAGACTTTGTCTTCTGGTTGGTTTCAGAACCTGACTTCTCTCCACTACTTGAATCTTTTGGGAAACAAATATTCAACACTTGGTCAGGGAAACCTTTTCCTGCCACTGAGGAGCTTGAAGACCCTCCATTTTGGAGGTCGTTTCCTTCAGTCTGTCAGTAAAAGGGATTTTTCTGACCTTTTTGGTCTTGAAGAACTTGTTTTTGAAGGAAATCATCTGCAAGTGTATGAAAACGGAAGTCTGAGACAAATTGGACCCATTAGCCATGTAACACTTAGTCTCAATGGAGTATTTCAGAGAGATTTAAGAGTAGTACAAGCTATATTGTTAGACGTTGTTCATCCAAACACAACAGTGACATTCACTGACACACAGTTTGAAAAACGTTTGCAAATGTCCCCAGTTCATGTGGTTATCGAGCGTGGTGCTACAGGtcttagttttaaaaatgtgaacatGTCTGTGTCAGCTTGTGTACAACTTGCACATTTTTTGTCAGGCTCTGAACTCACCAGTGTTGCCATTGAAGATTCACAATTCTTTGAAGATGAAGAAGTCTTTTTTGTTGACATAAACCTGAAAGGCTTGGAggtcatttttctcagaaacattGATATTGTTTGGTTCTACCGTTTTCCTGAACTCAGTTTTATGCAAAATATACTGACTGTAGTAAGAAGGGCATCTGTGATAAACTCCAAGGTGTTTGCCATTCCTTGCCAATCCACTATCCATTTCACAAACCTGGAGTTTTTGGATATCAGTGACAACACAGTCGTGGATCGTGCATTTATGGAAATGATGTGTTATGGAAAGGAGGATGTCCTTCTAAATCTCCGCACACTCAACATCAGCAGAAATCGTTTGTTTTTAATCAACAGCGAGCTTTTCACTAAACTAGTAAAGCTGGAAAACCTCGACATGAGTAGAAACTCATTTGACAGCATGCCTTTGACTTGTTCCTGGCCAGCAAGTCTCAAGTTCTTAAACCTTTCGTCAACTTCTCTTCCTGAGGTGACATCCTGCCTACCACAGAGCCTACAGATCCTTGATTTATCCAGAAATAAACTGACTGTCTTTAATATTGAATTGCCACTTCTCAAAGAGCTGTACATCTCTGGCAACAAGCTTGGAAATCTTCCTGATGGGCATTTATACCTCAGCCTCGCAGTTCTCTCCATTCAAGACAACAACTTGGCCAAATTCAGCAGTAAAAACTTGCATGATTACCAGAGCCTGAGGGTTCTGGAAGCTGCTGGCAACCCTTACGTCTGTTCATGTGACTTTGTAGATTTTGTGACAAATGACTTGATGAACCACGAAACTGTAGTTAGAGGCGACTTAAAGTCTTACATCTGTGACTCTCCCGATGCAGTGAGGGGGGAGAGAGTATCAGATGTGAAGCCGTCAGTGTTTGAGTGCCACACAGCTTTAGCGATTTCTTTGCTCTGCTTAGGCATCCTGGTGCTGTGTGTGCTCATTGCAGGTCTGTGTTATAAGTTCAGCGTTGTGTGGTACATGAAGATGACCTGGGCATGGCTAAAAGCAAAGAGAAAGCCAAAGTTGAAGAAGGGAGTGCTCCAGTACGATGCCTTTGTGTCCTACAGTGAAATGGACTCCGGCTGGGTGGAGGCGCATCTGATCCCGGCCCTCGAGCAGTCGGAACCGCCCCTCCGACTCTGCCTCCACAAGAGAGACTTTGTTCCCGGAGGATGGATCCTAGACAACATCATGGACGCTATAGAGAAGAGTCACAGAACGCTCTTCATCCTCTCCCAGAACTTTGTCAGAAGCGAGTGGTGCAAGTACGAGCTTGACTACACCCATTTTAGATTGTTTGATCAAAACGATGACGCAGTTGTGCTGATTCTACTGGAGCCCATTGACAAAAAGAACATCCCCAAAAAGTTCGTCAGGCTGCGGAAAGTGATGAACTCCAGGACGTACCTGGAGTGGCCTGATGATGAAGATCAGATCCCAGCGTTCTGGCAAAGTCTGAGAACAGCGATTGAAACACCTGAAATTGACGATACAAACAATCTATAA
- the LOC102076284 gene encoding LOW QUALITY PROTEIN: toll-like receptor 2 (The sequence of the model RefSeq protein was modified relative to this genomic sequence to represent the inferred CDS: substituted 1 base at 1 genomic stop codon): MMFFVFVLLVSQCSSLTSQQCHHCEQTSCDCSSQNLREVPAAASKLITELDLSFNALETIMKDDFLSYAALRALFVNNNRIKTIHEDAFHPLIHLEKLDLSSNQLETLSSGWFQNLTSLHYLNLLGNKYSTLGQGNLFLPLKSLKTLHFGGPFLQSVSKRDFSDLSGLEELAFEGNHLQVYENESLRQIGPISHVTLGLNGVFQRDLAVVLAILLDVVHPNTTVTFTDIQFNKSLQMSPVHVVIKRGATGLSFKNVNMSVSACVQLMNISLGSDLTFFAVEDSQFFEDEEKVFRVDINLKGLDVIVFKNIDIVWFYHFPEFSFMQNILTVVRKASVINSKLFAIPCRSIIHFSDLEFLDISDNIISDFTLMEMMCYGMGVLLNLHTLNISRNILSSINSKLFTKLEKLENLDMSGNSFGSMPSTCSWPASLKFLNLSSTSLPEVTSCLPQSLQILDLSRNKLTVFNIELPLLKELYISGNKLGNLPDGHLYLSLTVLSIQDNNLAKFNSKNLHDYQSLRVLEAAGNPYVCSCDFVGFVTNDLMNHETVVRHDLKSYICDSPDAVRGERVSDVKPSVFECHTALAISLLYLGILVLCVLIAGLCYKFSIVGXTKVTWVETKSSTPSSRAVRTAVLTELCQNQAAESDEL, from the coding sequence ATGATGTTTTTCGTGTTTGTCCTGTTAGTATCTCAGTGCTCGTCGCTCACCAGTCAACAGTGTCACCACTGTGAACAAACATCCTGCGACTGCTCGAGCCAAAACCTTCGGGAAGTCCCTGCAGCCGCTTCAAAGCTCATCACTGAGCTCGATCTCTCTTTTAACGCACTGGAGACGATAATGAAAGATGACTTTCTTTCATATGCCGCTTTGAGGGCTTTGTTCGTGAATAACAACAGGATCAAAACCATCCATGAAGACGCATTTCACCCGCTGATTCATTTGGAGAAACTGGACTTGTCCTCAAACCAGTTGGAGACTTTGTCTTCTGGTTGGTTTCAGAACCTGACTTCTCTCCACTACTTGAATCTTTTGGGAAACAAATATTCAACACTTGGTCAGGGAAACCTTTTCCTGCCACTGAAGAGCTTGAAGACCCTCCATTTTGGAGGACCTTTCCTTCAGTCTGTCAGTAAAAGGGATTTTTCTGACCTTTCTGGTCTTGAGGAACTTGCTTTTGAAGGAAATCATCTGCAAGTGTATGAAAACGAAAGTCTGAGACAAATTGGACCCATTAGCCATGTAACACTTGGTCTCAATGGAGTATTTCAGAGAGATTTAGCAGTAGTACTAGCTATATTGTTAGACGTTGTTCATCCAAACACAACAGTGACATTCACAGACATACAGTTTAACAAAAGTTTGCAAATGTCCCCAGTTCATGTGGTCATCAAGCGTGGTGCTACAGGtcttagttttaaaaatgtgaacatGTCTGTGTCAGCTTGTGTACAACTTATGAATATTTCTTTGGGCTCTGATCTGACTTTTTTTGCTGTTGAAGATTCACAATTCtttgaagatgaagaaaaagtcTTTCGTGTTGACATAAACCTGAAAGGCTTGGATGTCATCGTCTTCAAAAACATTGATATTGTTTGGTTCTACCATTTTCCTGAATTCAGTTTTATGCAAAATATACTGACTGTAGTAAGAAAGGCATCTGTGATAAACTCCAAGTTGTTTGCCATTCCTTGCCGATCCATTATTCATTTCTCAGATTTGGAGTTTTTGGACATCAGTGACAACATAATCTCAGATTTTACACTTATGGAAATGATGTGTTATGGCATGGGTGTCCTTCTAAATCTCCACACACTCAACATCAGCAGAAATATTTTGTCTTCAATCAACAGTAAACTCTTCACTAAACTAGAAAAGCTGGAAAACCTCGACATGAGTGGAAACTCATTTGGCAGCATGCCTTCGACATGTTCCTGGCCAGCAAGTCTCAAGTTCTTAAACCTTTCGTCAACTTCTCTTCCTGAGGTGACATCCTGCCTACCACAGAGCCTACAGATCCTTGATTTATCCAGAAATAAACTGACTGTCTTTAACATTGAATTGCCGCTTCTCAAAGAGCTGTACATCTCTGGCAACAAGCTTGGAAATCTTCCTGATGGGCATTTATACCTCAGCCTCACAGTTCTCTCCATTCAAGACAACAACTTGGCCAAATTCAACAGTAAAAACCTGCATGATTACCAGAGCCTGAGGGTTCTGGAAGCTGCTGGCAACCCTTATGTCTGTTCATGTGACTTTGTAGGTTTCGTGACAAATGACTTGATGAACCACGAAACTGTAGTTAGACATGACTTAAAGTCTTACATCTGTGACTCTCCCGATGCAGTGAGGGGGGAGAGAGTATCAGACGTGAAGCCGTCAGTGTTTGAGTGCCACACAGCTTTAGCGATTTCTTTGCTCTACTTAGGCATCCTGGTGCTGTGCGTGCTCATTGCAGGTCTGTGTTATAAGTTCAGCATTGTGGGGTAAACAAAGGTGACCTGGGTGGAGACAAAAAGCTCGACTCCCAGCAGTCGAGCTGTCAGAACTGCTGTTCTGACAGAACTTTGTCAAAATCAGGCTGCGGAAAGTGATGAACTCTAG
- the LOC112847088 gene encoding circumsporozoite protein-like produces the protein MTVWQPQARRGRARRGRARRGRARRGRPDEAGPDEADEGGAEAEPDGSGTVAGGDVDAADAAGGDVDAADAAGGDVDAAVEAEADEKTAASEAEAEAGSNEADDAEADDEAGPGEADEADAEAAAGDAEDAEAGPGDGVGEAEAAAGVGEAEAAAGVGEAEAAAGEGDAEAAAGEGDAEAAAGEGDAEAAAGEGDAEAAAGEGDAEAAAGEGDAEAAAGEDDAEAAAGEDDAEAAAGEDDAEAAAGEDDAEAAAGEDDAEAAAGEDDAEAAAGEDDAEAAAGEDDAEAAAGEDDGAAAAAGRAPRPSS, from the exons ATGACGGTGTGGCAACCGCAGGCCAGACGAGGCAGGGCCAGACGAGGCAGGGCCAGACGAGGCAGGGCCAGACGAGGCAGGCCAGACGAGGCAGGGCCAGACGAGGCAGACGAAGGCGGAGCAGAGGCGGAACCTGATGGCAGCGGGACTGTTGCAGGCGGTGATGTAGATGCTGCGGATGCTGCAGGCGGTGATGTAGATGCTGCGGATGCTGCAGGCGGTGATGTAGATGCTGCAGTTGAAGCGGAGGCTGATGAGAAGACTGCTGCAAGCGAGGCCGAAGCGGAGGCCGGGTCAAATGAAGCTGATGACGCCGAAGCCGATGAtgaggccggaccaggcgaagcTGATGAAGCTGATGcagag gctgctgcaggcgacgcTGAGGacgctgaagctggaccaggcgacggcgtgggtgAAGCTGAGGCTGCAGCCGGCGTGGGTGAAGCTGAGGCTGCAGCCGGCGTGGGTGAAGCTGAGGCTGCAGCCGGCGAGGGTGATGCTGAGGCTGCAGCCGGCGAGGGTGATGCTGAGGCTGCAGCCGGCGAGGGTGATGCTGAGGCTGCAGCCGGCGAGGGTGATGCTGAGGCTGCAGCCGGCGAGGGTGATGCTGAGGCTGCAGCCGGCGAGGGTGATGCTGAGGCTGCAGCCGGCGAGGATGATGCTGAGGCTGCAGCCGGCGAGGATGATGCTGAGGCTGCAGCCGGCGAGGATGATGCTGAGGCTGCAGCCGGCGAGGATGATGCTGAGGCTGCAGCCGGCGAGGATGATGCTGAGGCTGCAGCCGGCGAGGATGATGCTGAGGCTGCAGCCGGCGAGGATGATGCTGAGGCTGCAGCCGGCGAGGATGATGCTGAGGCTGCAGCCGGCGAGGATGATGGAGCTGCAGCTGccgctggacgggctcctcggccctccagctga